In Drosophila innubila isolate TH190305 chromosome 2R unlocalized genomic scaffold, UK_Dinn_1.0 1_C_2R, whole genome shotgun sequence, the following are encoded in one genomic region:
- the LOC117785755 gene encoding uncharacterized protein LOC117785755 has translation MVGLCLLLLALLLAKSQAVGFNYNLPKAVLEQLSGSSIQFDAWTRDLGKNLNTEQQQRLAWNVRFLEMPRSASELRQLQQQLSPSNVNQNPLKLWLWISFYWQLRRSHRLDKDNMLLPHFVLTLRQLQQQTQFENDQLQNMLQSLPRFLIDLVTSRWLCLKHDRDQVYLLPGGALQLGANSNCSMWQVQRVEEPKYFLRLQNACEEHSTWFVNMLHTDTHFQTYMLLDANSDNVNIVCLQHGNVHLEQARGWNKDCQWQLNDCTQLPTFLNKNKRNRNT, from the coding sequence ATGGTTGGGCTTTGTTTGCTATTGTTGGCATTGCTGTTGGCCAAGTCACAGGCTGTTGGCTTTAATTATAATCTACCCAAAGCCGTGTTGGAGCAGTTGAGCGGTTCGAGTATTCAATTCGATGCTTGGACGCGGGATTTAGGTAAGAATCTCAATacggagcaacaacagcgattGGCTTGGAATGTGCGATTTCTGGAGATGCCCAGAAGTGCATCAGAATTGAGgcaattgcagcaacaattgaGTCCCAGCAATGTTAACCAAAATCCGCTCAAGCTCTGGCTTTGGATAAGTTTCTACTGGCAACTGCGGCGTTCACATCGACTGGACAAGGAcaacatgttgctgccacactTTGTGTTGACCCTGcgacagctgcaacagcagacACAATTCGAGAACGATCAACTGCAGAATATGTTGCAGAGTTTGCCGCGATTTCTCATCGACTTGGTGACAAGTCGTTGGTTATGCCTAAAACATGACAGAGATCAAGTTTATCTATTGCCGGGAGGTGCATTGCAACTGGGCGCCAATAGCAACtgcagcatgtggcaagtgcaacGGGTTGAGGAACCTAAGTACTTTCTACGTCTGCAGAATGCATGCGAGGAGCATTCAACTTGGTTCGTCAACATGttgcacacagacacacactttCAGACATACATGTTGCTGGATGCAAACAGCGACAATGTCAACATTGTGTGCCTGCAACATGGAAACGTTCACCTGGAGCAGGCAAGGGGATGGAACAAGGATTGCCAATGGCAGCTCAATGATTGCACACAATTGCCAACATTtctcaataaaaacaaaaggaatCGAAATACTTAA